The Bactrocera dorsalis isolate Fly_Bdor chromosome 2, ASM2337382v1, whole genome shotgun sequence region ctaatactAAAAACACAATAGCTACGTGGCAATTCCGGACATGGGAAAGCAGTTGATTTTTGCTACGTTGTTTTAATAGTTATAATTTAGATGGCATAGAGTTCATTTGAACGCTTGCTACCCGGTAGTATTGTTTGAATGGCAACAGCTGACAATAGCGTAATAATTCAGCTTCCAGTGACCGTAATGGTTTGCCAGGAGCATGTTGCATTATTCCACTCTCTTTGTTCTTCTGTATATAGCCAGCTTGTTGGAATGAGTTTAGTGCAATGTTCAAATTATCTAGGGCTAAACAATAGGGATGCACATTGGTGACATGCTGTTGTTGCATAAGTTTTTCTATGCGCTTTTGCATGTGTATGAGAACATCTTTAGAACTGAATTCATCAGCTTTGTTATTGGAATGTGCGAAGCAAGCATCAAGTGGAAACTGTttgaaataacataaaatttattgttattagtatttatattgtttataaaataatacattccTGTAAGTAAAGTTAAAGTATATTTGCTTTTACCTCATTTACGGCCACAGCTAATTGGTAGTAGACGCATAGAAAAGGTGCTAATGAAGAAAGCATAACTTTCATgcattcattttcattaatgGATATTTGACCGTTATGTGACGATATTTTTAGCATACCATGCTTTGATAGTAGTAGAAGATTTCTATTGAATtcctgaaaaaatattaaagaattgtTAGTATTAATATAGATCGCCTGTATTAATGCCATTAATTCAATGACTCTCACCTCGATATCTCGATTTGACTCAATTATAAATTCGTGCTTAAAAATACCATCCAATAAAGTCACACGTTGCAATAAGTTTTCTACTACTTTGTCGTAGGTGCTAGAAAAAGCTGTTGTTTCATCATTTATACCTTTTTGTTGGTCTGCTTGCAATTGCAATGCTGCTAATATAAGATATGCTGGTCGCGCAAGCCAAAACATGCAGGGATTTATGTAAAGCTGCAGTGCCAATGTGGGCACTGCCACTGCCATTATCTGTGGCAAAAGCGCGTGTGCCTTCAGTCTTTTAGTATCGATCTCCTGTGCAAGTTGTGCAGCAGCGACTTCAGTGAATTGCAGTCGGCCATTTTGAAAATGCACGATATTCGAATGTATTTCTACGGTTTCAATTATCTCAAATTTAAGCCGGTTCATATCGGTGGCCACATGTGCACCCAATTCTTCGAAAATACACTTTAGCTCAGCAATGCCAAGTGCTAATTCGTCAATGTTAACCGAACGGTCCACATACAATTGACTAGCATAATATAAACACAGCAAGTTAAATGTACTAATAACGATGCCTCGCTGTTGTTGGTAAATTACCTGCGTTATTCATACGatgagatatgtatatatggagaTGTAAAATATTCAACTGTTAAAAATATACCTAGATAGGTATACTTACCTCATTGcctagttttttaattaaatccaaCTCTTTTCTGTCCAGTTTTTGCAAGTGCGCACCCACACTAGCACGCTGCATTCTATCTGCTCCTGTGTGACCAAAGAATTCCCGCACAGAAATTGGTGCACCGAAATCTAGGTACATTCTTCCGAAGCGTTCGTCGATAATTTTAAGTGCTTTAAAAAATCCTTTTGTCGTTTCTTTAGGTTTTGGCACGCCAAGCAATTCATAAACAAACAATTGCTCTTCTAGTAAGCGTTCATAGGATATACTTACTGGCACAATGGTCACATCTGTCACTTCGCCCGTAAAGTAGGGCAATAGCGCCATTGATAGCAAACCCACCTTTGGAACGAGTGCCTTGAAGTTGCGGCTGCGCGTGCCCtctataaaaaattcaactCCGATGTGATACACAGATatcaatgcatacatatactcgcGAAAAATATCCCAGTAAAGCTCATCATTTGAGAATGAGCGACGCATAAAGAATGCACCGGTTTTTCGTAACATTGTCCCCATGCCGAACATTGCGTGAAAATCTATaaatcaaacaaattaaaatcttCCAAATTAAACACACAATATATATGATTGtatattgtattgtatgtaATTAAGCAGCAACAATATCTCCACTCACCCATTCCTGCCGCTATACCAGGTATTTCAATATCATAGTAGAAACAAATATATGACATTAATACAAAATCCATGTAGCTCCGATGACTGGGCAAGTAGCAAACGGGGTTTCGTCCCAATTGATCCCGAACTCTCCGAATACTGCGTGCATTAACGTAAATCCCTGATAGGATACGTTTTGATATAGCTGTTATAGCCATACCACACCATCTTATAATCGCTAAGTTACGCTCCAATCCAATTTCA contains the following coding sequences:
- the LOC105226010 gene encoding dihydroxyacetone phosphate acyltransferase translates to MTGISPSSPDPLTSRAASSAATYMDDFENIVAKGKELVMTKEYKPQVANEFERYLNPQSLKRHVFRSEKVRKIIEHYAQINNCSVKQIEKQVKDIIDEIGLERNLAIIRWCGMAITAISKRILSGIYVNARSIRRVRDQLGRNPVCYLPSHRSYMDFVLMSYICFYYDIEIPGIAAGMDFHAMFGMGTMLRKTGAFFMRRSFSNDELYWDIFREYMYALISVYHIGVEFFIEGTRSRNFKALVPKVGLLSMALLPYFTGEVTDVTIVPVSISYERLLEEQLFVYELLGVPKPKETTKGFFKALKIIDERFGRMYLDFGAPISVREFFGHTGADRMQRASVGAHLQKLDRKELDLIKKLGNEVIYQQQRGIVISTFNLLCLYYASQLYVDRSVNIDELALGIAELKCIFEELGAHVATDMNRLKFEIIETVEIHSNIVHFQNGRLQFTEVAAAQLAQEIDTKRLKAHALLPQIMAVAVPTLALQLYINPCMFWLARPAYLILAALQLQADQQKGINDETTAFSSTYDKVVENLLQRVTLLDGIFKHEFIIESNRDIEEFNRNLLLLSKHGMLKISSHNGQISINENECMKVMLSSLAPFLCVYYQLAVAVNEFPLDACFAHSNNKADEFSSKDVLIHMQKRIEKLMQQQHVTNVHPYCLALDNLNIALNSFQQAGYIQKNKESGIMQHAPGKPLRSLEAELLRYCQLLPFKQYYRVASVQMNSMPSKL